In the Corythoichthys intestinalis isolate RoL2023-P3 chromosome 18, ASM3026506v1, whole genome shotgun sequence genome, GTGGACCCGGCTTGTCGCTTTTCACCTGTGGTTTAGGGGGAATCGCCTTTTTAACACTCGTGGGGTCTTCTTTCTCTCTGCTCGGGCTAGCTGGAGAAAAGCCCTTTGGTTTAGGGGGCGGGGGTCTGTTGAGTTGAGATGGTCCAGTCTTAGGGGGGTCTTGAGGGTCTTTTAAAGCAGAAGGTGGTTTGATCTCAGTGGGGCTGGATGGAGAGGTTTTCTTTGGAGGAGGAGGTCTTCTCGGACCCAAGGCAGGGGGTCTCAGAGGGACTTCCTTGTGGGGAGGAACCGCAGGTTTTCCAGGAGGGGGCGAGCTCTCTTGACTATGGCCGTTCATGTGTCTAGGAGGGAATTTTGACTCGTCGCAGTTCTTGCCATTATTCATAGACGGGATTTGGAAGGATGGTGCGCTAGGATGGACTTCATGTGTATCGTTTTGATTATTGTTGCCTTCTCCTAAAGCAGGGGTATCCACGGGTTTTGAAGGCCTCAGTTTACTTCTCAGGTTGGTGATGTCAAGTTTGTTCTCTGCTGGTGGGTCTGGCTTGGCAGCCGGAACAGGTTTAGGTCTGATCACCGGTTTTGGTTTCATGAATACCGCTGGAGAAGCTGCCTCCGGTTTCTCCTCTGTAGCTTCGGACTTGGGTTTCGGAGGCTGCTTGGGTACCGGCTTCAGGTTGAACTTCTTAACTTCTTTGGCAGAGACCTTGTGACCGCATTCTAGACCCATCTCATTGCGAAGGTGAAGCGCTTTGTTCTTGTCTTCTTTCTTTGGTTCTGATGTTTTGTCCGCTTTGAAAGGCGCTGCCTTTGGCGCAACCAGCGGCACGATGACCCCAGGAGCGGGTGGTTTTGGAGGCAAAGGCTTGGAATGATCAGGCCTAGCtggtttctctgccatatccgaGTCAAAACTCTTATTGATGGACTCCTTTCTCGGTGGTAGAGCTGGTTTGTCATCAGGAGGCGCCACGGGAGCTGGAGGCAGCGGTCCGGAGAAGGCAGAAGACTTGTTAGCGCCAGATTTCCAGTCTCTCAATTTGACCCGTGTGCAGGATTCAGAAGCTGCGGTGGGCTCATCTGGTAAAGGCTTAGACCAGCTATCATCTGTACCCGGGATGTTTGAAGAACTGCTGTCCTCCAATCGCAGCCGTTCCATCTCATTGGGCAGAGGCGCCAGGAAATTGGGCCGTACAGCATTACTTGTCTTCTTGTACTTCTCAATAAAAGTAGCCGGGGCCCAACCTTCTTGGTCATCTATTTGAATGTACCACCATCCACTGCCATTCTTTTCAATCACCTGGTAAATTAGAAAATAGGTCATAAGCACTCTTAACTTCACCTCAGTTATAATAAAAACCACATAGTTTGCCTCATTCACCTCCACTTTGACACCAGCTTGGAAGCTAATGCCGTCAGGGATGGTGGTCTGGAAGTCCGCTATTGTGTAGAACTCTTCCTCCACCTGCGGGGGACCAGGTGGCTTGGGAAGGTTTGTACcacgaggctgtgaaaaggttcaagCCCAGGTTGTTATACTAATATGAGGTCATGATTATTACATTGAGTAtgatcacacacagacaaggtgaTAGACAGTACAATGGAGTTGGTGTTTGTCCATTTGAGGACGTATGATAACTTAGTTGTCTTACAATGGAAAGATCTCTGCGTGGAGGAGGTCTTTGTCGTAGTCCAAATTCTGTAATCAGAAACGGTCATATCAAATTGTAATAATGCTGcagatttcaaatatatattaattTAAATACTATATTCATGATCTAAAACAAATTTCACCCATGTTGACTTACTTTTGTTATCAGAGAAGAATGAGAGTCTGTTTTCTTTCTGGTTGCCCTCTCGGGTCTCTCTGATCGGCTGGCTCTGTTTGGAGAACCCGTCCAGGTCGTTGGTGCTAGCGTGTGCGACGCCACCTGCCTGCTTCTGGCTCTGGATGTCAGCCTTTTTCAGGTAGGACGCTGGAGCCCAGCCCTCACGTCCTTGGTACCTGATTAGATGGAAGATTATACTGTAAATGGTATGATTCTCTCTATGGGTGCGAGAGGTTCCTTATCAACTCCTGGATCCGCCCTCTTTCGACGTAATTGTTTTGTATTCTTTGGCATTTAGCTCTTCGGCCGCCATCAGAAAAACAAGGAGTCACACTAGCATGTATGCTGGCTCTTTGGTCTCGTAATTTGTTTCTCGCTTAGAGCAAAAGTGGTCAGACTCCCGGGAGAGCCCACTTTTGAAGAAATTGTTACAGTACGTATTCTTTGGCAATTGGCTACCGTTGAAAAAAACAAGGGGTAAAACTATGAGCTAGTATGGCTTGTTGTTCTAGTTGTATGATTCTTGCTTAGGATGCGGGATGTCCCGGGTCTGACTCCTGGATGACCTCTCTTTGGTTGGAATTTTTAACTGGTCTTTGGCAATAAGGTCAATGGCTTTCATTGGATAAATAAGGGTTAGAACTAATGCCTACTGTGGCTCgttggtctagtggtatgattctTGCTTTGGGTGCGAGAGGTCCTGGGTCCGACTCCCAGACGAGCCCTCCTTTGAAGTAATTGTTACAGTAGGTATTTGTTGGCAATTGGCtaccattggaaaaaaaacaaggggtAAAACTATGAGCTACTGTAGCTTGTTGTGGTATGATTCTTGCTTTGGGTGCGAGATGTCACGGGTCTGACTCCCGGCTGAGCTCTCTTCGTTAGGAATTCTAATGTGATCAATGGCAATAGGGTCAGTGGCTTTCATTGGAGAAATAAGGGGTAAAAAAGAAAACTACTGTGGCTTgttggtctagtggtatgattctcACTTTGGGTGCGAGAGGTCCTGGGTCCGACTCCTGGACGAGCCCTCCTTTTAAGTAATCGTTACAGTACGTATTCTTTGGCAATTAGCTACCATTGAAAAAAACCAGGGGTATACTGTGGCTTGTTCTCCTAGTTGTATGATTCTTGCTTAGGGTATGGAATGTTCTGGGTCTGACTCCTGGATGAGCTCTCTTCTGTAGGAATTCTTATCTGATCTTTGGCAATTGGGTCGATGGCTTTCATTGGGGAAATAAGGGGTAAAACTGATAACTACTGTGGCTCGTTGGTCTAGTGGTATGGTTCTCGCTTTGGGTGCGAGCGGTCCTGGGTCTGACTCCCGGATGAGGCCTCTTTTTAAGTAATTGTAATCTATTCATTGGCTCAGTGGCTTTCATCGGAGACACATGGGGTAAATCTGTGGATCAGTGGTCTAGtgcaggggtgcccaaatcAGTCCTCAAGAACCCCTAtcctgcttgtttttcttaagtAGTTGTTACGGTAAGTATTCTTTGCCAATTAGctaccattgaaaaaaaaaaaaaaaaacaagggctAAAACTATGAGCTACTGTGGCTTGTTGTTCTCGCGGTATGATTCTTGCTTAGGGTGTGGGATGTCCTGGGTCTGACTCCTGGACAAGCTCTCTTCTGTAAGAATTCTTATCTGATCTTTGACAATAGGGTTAATGGCTTTCATTGCAGAAATAAGATGTGAAACTAGCAGAAATAAGGGGTAAAACTAATAACTACTGTGGCTCgttggtctagtggtatgattctcgCTTTGGGTGTGAGAGGTCCCGGGTCCGACTCCCGGACGAGCCCTTAAGTAATTGGTACATTTttttgatccagggctatacaaataaaattgaattgaattgaatttgggTGCGGGATGTCCCGGGTCTGACTCCTGGATGAGCTCTCTTCGGTAGGAATTCTTATCTGATCTTTGGCAATAGGGTCAATGGCTTTCGTCGGAGAAATAAGGGGTGAAACTAGTAACTACTGTGGCTCgttggtctagtggtatgattctTGCTTTGGGTGTGAGAGGTCCCGGGTCCGACTCCCGGATGAGCCCTTAAGTAATTGTTACAGTATGTGTTCTTTGCCAATTAGCTACCattgggacaaaaaaaaaacaaggggtATAACTATGAGCTACTGTAGCTTGTTGTGGTATGATTCTTGCTTTGGGTGCGGGATGTCCCAGGTCTGACTCCTGGATGAGCTCTCTTCGGTAGGAATTATTATCTGATCTTTGGCAATAGGGTCAATGGCTTTCGTCAGAGAAATAAGGGGTGAAACTAGTAGCCATTgttggtctagtggtatgattctAGCTTTGGGTGTGAGAGGTCCCGGGTCCGACTCCCGGACGAGCCCTTAAGTAATTGTTACAGTGCGTATTCTTTGCCAATTAGCTACCATCGAAAATAACAAGGGGTAAAACTATGAGCTACTGTAGCTTGTTGTGGAATGATTCTTGCTTTGGGTGTAGGATGTCCCAGGTCTGACTCCTGGATGAGCTCTCTTCGGTAGGAATTCTTATCTGATCTTTGGCAATAGGGTTATTGGCTTTCATTGCAGAAATAAGATGTGACACTAGTAACTACTGTGGCTCGTTGGTCTAATGGTATGATTCTCGCTTTGGGTGTGAGAGGTCCCGGGTCCGATTCCCGGACGAGCCCTTACGTAATTGTTACAGTACGTGTTCCTTGCCAATTAGAtacaattgggggaaaaaaaaaggggtAAAACTATGTGCTACTGTAGCTTGTTGTGGTATGATTCTTGCTTTGGTTGTGAGAGGTCCCCGGGTCTGACTCCTGGATGAGACCTTAAGTAATTGTTACAGTAAGTGTTCTTTGCTAATTAgctacgattgagaaaaaaaaaaacaagggttAAAACTATGAGGTACTGTGGCTTGTTGTTCTAGTGGTATGATTCTTGCTTAGGGTGTGGGATGTCCTGGGTCTGACTCCTGGACAAGCTCTCTTCTGTAAGAATTCTTATCTGATCTTTGACAATAGGGTTAATGGCTTTCATTGCAGAAATAAGATGTGAAACTAGCAGAAATAAGGGGTAAAACTAATAACTACTGTGGCTCgttggtctagtggtatgattctcgCTTTGGGTGTGAGAGGTCCCGGGTCCGACTCCCGGACGAGCCCTTAAGTAATTGGTACAGTGCGTATtcttttctgattgtgtatcattttgcctctgcaaagccctttgagacaacatttttttgatccagggctatacaaataaaattgaattgaattgaatttgggTGCGGGATGTCCCGGGTCTGACTCCTGGATGAGCTCTCTTCGGTAGGAATTCTTATCTGATCTTTGGCAATAGGGTCAATGGCGTTCGTCGGAGAAATAAGGGGTGAAACTAGTAACTACTGTGGCTCgttggtctagtggtatgattctcgCTTTGGGTG is a window encoding:
- the sh3pxd2b gene encoding SH3 and PX domain-containing protein 2B isoform X1, whose translation is MPRRTVQEVTVQDVQKRRNPSKHYVYIIKVSWTDGSTELIYRRYSKFFDLQMELLDKFPVEGGQKDPKRRIIPFLPGKILFRRSHIRDVAMKRLRPINEYCRALIQLPVYISQCEEVRVFFETRPEDLNPPKEEPAGKKKSGFVERAATFLKRGDGTSADPLLLDQYVAVTDYEKQESSEISLRVGQVVEVIEKNESGWWFVSSEDAQGWVPATCLEAQDDPDDFALPGEEEEKYSVVYPYSARDQDEIDLERGMIVEVIQKNLEGWWKIRYQGREGWAPASYLKKADIQSQKQAGGVAHASTNDLDGFSKQSQPIRETREGNQKENRLSFFSDNKKFGLRQRPPPRRDLSIPRGTNLPKPPGPPQVEEEFYTIADFQTTIPDGISFQAGVKVEVIEKNGSGWWYIQIDDQEGWAPATFIEKYKKTSNAVRPNFLAPLPNEMERLRLEDSSSSNIPGTDDSWSKPLPDEPTAASESCTRVKLRDWKSGANKSSAFSGPLPPAPVAPPDDKPALPPRKESINKSFDSDMAEKPARPDHSKPLPPKPPAPGVIVPLVAPKAAPFKADKTSEPKKEDKNKALHLRNEMGLECGHKVSAKEVKKFNLKPVPKQPPKPKSEATEEKPEAASPAVFMKPKPVIRPKPVPAAKPDPPAENKLDITNLRSKLRPSKPVDTPALGEGNNNQNDTHEVHPSAPSFQIPSMNNGKNCDESKFPPRHMNGHSQESSPPPGKPAVPPHKEVPLRPPALGPRRPPPPKKTSPSSPTEIKPPSALKDPQDPPKTGPSQLNRPPPPKPKGFSPASPSREKEDPTSVKKAIPPKPQVKSDKPGPPRDKLPPLLKEPSKEELYLAVADFDGDDPTSSFKVGTLFEVLEKNSSGWWFCKNIGEDVEGWIPSNYLSKKP
- the sh3pxd2b gene encoding SH3 and PX domain-containing protein 2B isoform X2, encoding MPRRTVQEVTVQDVQKRRNPSKHYVYIIKVSWTDGSTELIYRRYSKFFDLQMELLDKFPVEGGQKDPKRRIIPFLPGKILFRRSHIRDVAMKRLRPINEYCRALIQLPVYISQCEEVRVFFETRPEDLNPPKEEPAGKKKSGDGTSADPLLLDQYVAVTDYEKQESSEISLRVGQVVEVIEKNESGWWFVSSEDAQGWVPATCLEAQDDPDDFALPGEEEEKYSVVYPYSARDQDEIDLERGMIVEVIQKNLEGWWKIRYQGREGWAPASYLKKADIQSQKQAGGVAHASTNDLDGFSKQSQPIRETREGNQKENRLSFFSDNKKFGLRQRPPPRRDLSIPRGTNLPKPPGPPQVEEEFYTIADFQTTIPDGISFQAGVKVEVIEKNGSGWWYIQIDDQEGWAPATFIEKYKKTSNAVRPNFLAPLPNEMERLRLEDSSSSNIPGTDDSWSKPLPDEPTAASESCTRVKLRDWKSGANKSSAFSGPLPPAPVAPPDDKPALPPRKESINKSFDSDMAEKPARPDHSKPLPPKPPAPGVIVPLVAPKAAPFKADKTSEPKKEDKNKALHLRNEMGLECGHKVSAKEVKKFNLKPVPKQPPKPKSEATEEKPEAASPAVFMKPKPVIRPKPVPAAKPDPPAENKLDITNLRSKLRPSKPVDTPALGEGNNNQNDTHEVHPSAPSFQIPSMNNGKNCDESKFPPRHMNGHSQESSPPPGKPAVPPHKEVPLRPPALGPRRPPPPKKTSPSSPTEIKPPSALKDPQDPPKTGPSQLNRPPPPKPKGFSPASPSREKEDPTSVKKAIPPKPQVKSDKPGPPRDKLPPLLKEPSKEELYLAVADFDGDDPTSSFKVGTLFEVLEKNSSGWWFCKNIGEDVEGWIPSNYLSKKP